The genomic window TGATGTAATTGAAATATTCCGGATGCAACCGGGTTCGGATACATATTAATTTCTTGATTTGTTCTTACGTCTTGCTCTACAGGTACTGATAAGCTCTGACTTTTTATAATGGCTTTATACCAACCACTTCCCCATCCTGCACTCCATAAAATTGATTCATCTACAGGATCAGGTTTCACATCTACAGTTCTTTCTGCATGTGCTAAACCTTTATTAATTTTGGTCCAGGTAGTACCTGCATCCATAGATAAATAGATACCCGGATTTAAGAAGTTTGTAATCATACTAGGTACCTGAGCTGCCACAGAAATTACAATTAGATCGGAATTTACCGGTGATACTTCCGTTTGCCAGACGTATGGAGCTTCAAAAATACGGGTCCAGGTAGCACCTTTATTTTCACTTTTCCAAACACCACCATCGGATAAGGCTCCGGCACGAGCTCCGGCAGAAATGAACATAAAACCGGTATTTCTATCTATAAAAAAGTTATTGACTGATTTTATCACAGGAGGAATGCTTACTTTACTCCAACTTACTGCTCCATCAGTAGATTTATATAATCCCCCTACATCCTTATTACCAAACTGGTTTAAGGACGCATATATTACTTTTGGATTGTCAGGATCCATTGTCAACCTACGTACACTACTATTTGCAGGTAAACCGGAATTACTAGCTCTCCAATCAATCCCGCCATTAGTTGACCTGTATACACCATAGGTGCCTTTTGTTAATATACTTTGATCGACAGAATTACCCACTTCTGATACGGTTTTTCTAGTAGCACAGAAATACATATGGTCAGGCGTACTTGGATCGATCAGTAAAGAATTTTGATGTGCCAGATTTTGAAATTCCGAATTACTAGCTTCAAATATGGTAGCAATATTAGCCCAGGTTTTGCCACCATCTGTGGAGCGTCTTAATTTACCCCTATGTTCTTGACGTGATGCCAGTAAGTAGATGGTATTAGGATCGTCTGGTTTTACAGCTACGGTAGATGCAGTATGCATTCCATCATCATTATTTTGCCCTTCTATTTGTTCTATAGCTACAGCATCCGGATTTTGAAAATTTCCGGAGTTGACCGTTTGCCATAAGCCATGTTCTCCGCTACATAATAATTTACGATTAGGAATTCCGGTTTCTAACAACATAAATCTTCCGGGCAGGTTGGTATTTCCTCTTCCCACCCAGGTGTCACTACCAGGTGCTAATTCATAATTATCTGCTTGAGTCCAGGTCGTACCTCCGTTATCAGATCGTAATAGTTGCTGTCCGATTCCGGTAAAAACATTTCCTTCTATAGTAATGGCAAGCATCCTAGCAGCAGATAAGGATTCTCTACCTTTATCCATACTACGTTGTAGATGAGAAAATTCTATATTGGCTCCGGTTGGGTTATTTCTGGATTGCCAGTAAGCCTGATTGGTATTTTTTATCCAATACTGCCCGGCTCTTGAAACTGCCGTCCAGGTAGTACCACCATTTTCAGTTTTCCATACGTCACCGGGGCCAAAGCTGAAAGTATGGCGTTTATTATGCACCAAGTAAATTTCGTTTTTATTTGTAGGATTTACTACAATTCGATTAAACGTCGGAAGAGCAGCGGTAGGAAAAGTGGTGTAAGTGGATTTAGATACGGCTTTTGAAATACCTAACCAGTTAGCTATGGTTCTGTGATAATTATCCCTAATCCCAAAATTGGTGATAGTTTGTAAATTTATGGCTAGATTACCTGTAATATTTTGCCACGACACCCCACCATCCGTACTTTTATAAATACCTCCACTACTGCTAATCGAAGAGCCTTTAGGATTATATACCGTTTGTTCTATTGCGTAAAGGATAAATTCACCGGTACCGGAATCGTAATATGAAGTCAAGTCCCGGGGTAAGTTATTAGGTAATCCAGTAGCGCTTACCGCCCAGGTTTCACCCAGATCAGTACTTCTAAACATCCCCTGGCTTGTTGCCATGATAACGTGGTTAGGGTTGTTTCTATCAAAAATAATTCTACCTACATCCAGGTTATCAGGTGCCAGGTTAGTAGCCACTTTTTTCCAGGTAGCCCCTTTATCAATGGTTTTCCATACATAACCGTAGTTAGCTCTTGTTTGTTTAATACCATTGGGTCGGGCAGCACTACGGTGGTTGCTCTTTACATTCCAAAAATCACCGGCACCTAAAAGCCAGATCTTATCATTAGTGGGATGAATCGCTAGTTTTGAATGGCATTTTCCTACCGTAGATACAATACTCCAGGATCTTCCTCTGTCTGTGGTTTCATATAATCTACCGCTTGTTTTACTTCCTGTCTGATCGTTAGCAAAGGCAATACCATAATCGGGGTTTTGAAGTGAAAAACTAATATCAATTACCCGTCGCATTTCCAAGCCACTACCGTCACTGTCTTTCAGGGTTTTCCAGGTTTTACCGCTATCCCATGACCCAAAAGCGGCATGCATATCAGCACCGCTGAACATAGTATTAGCATCTGTAGGGTGACACCAGAATTCTTCGCAATACCCTGAAGTACCCGGTGAGAAATTAATCCATTCAATATTTTGGTCAGATGTAACACGTTCTGTTCTTATTTTATCAAAAAAAGGAGAATTAGTTGTTACCGTATTTGTTTCTGTAGCAGAAAAGGTAGATACAGGAGCATAATTGTTGTTGTTATATTGTGCATATATGTTTAGCTGTACAGCTAATGTAAATAAAATGAGTATTATTTTTTTCATAAGATTATATCATACTTTATCTTCTTCTATCAACTTTAAACAAGAAAGGGTATAAAGATGCGAACAACTGTTGTTTTATTGATTCTTATATGTGCTAACATCTAAAACATATGTGTTTTATAACTAAATAATTGCGCTTTTACAGATAAAACTTTTAATTAAGCTTACGGATCAAGATGTGTGAAGAATGTTATTTTAATTGTTTTAAAATAAATCCGTTTAGAGGAATGTCTCCTTTTTCCTGAAGATTTTTAAAGTGAAGTAAAACCCCATCTTTTCCGTTAGATTCAAATTGAGAGGTGATAGAAAGAGGTTTGCGTTCACCAGAATTATCATTCTTATAATAATTTACCACATGATCGTCTGATTTTCTGGAAATTGTCCCATTTGTATCTGTAACTTCTACTTCTATTTCATTAGTCATTTTTATTTTAGGTCTTCTGGAATGATGAAAACTCTCCAACTCGTAAGTCCCGGCTTTTAGATTTGAAATTTTTATGGTCAGTTTCCCTTTTTCAATATACAACCCGTCCGTACCTACAAAACTTAAGTTGCCGAGCATAGCACTATTTCCTAACCATGCAATCTTTTCATCAGAAATAACGGCTATTTGAGCATTAAACTCATTTAAAGTAAATTGTAAGTCTTTGTTAGAGTTTCCTGTCCATGCTTCCCAATCGAACTGAACTAACTGTTCCTCTCCACCAATATCCACTTTAGATACTGGGAAGTCATAAATAGGGGAGAGTTCATGAATAAACTCATCAGGATCATAGACTACGGTAGTTGCCTTGATTTTTTGAGTTGGTATTCCATCTGCTTTAGCAGTGACCGTAATAGTTCCTGGAGAGTTAGTAGCTCTAATGTAAATACTGGCGACACCATTATATAAACGGGCCGGATTAGCATCTATCGTTCCATTGTCGACGATGGTTCCCGCACCTGAAATAGAAAATTGTATTTTATTATTTGCTGTGGTAACAACTTCTCCGTTAGCATCCAGTATAGAAGCATGAACCAATCTTAAATCAGACCCCCCGGCGTAAAAAGGTTGATCTGTAATATTAAAACTTAATTTTAAACGGGTTGGTCTACCTTCTTTGTGTCGAACAAATTCGGTTACTTTTTCTCCGTTCGTATACCCAATTGCTTTTAACCTTCCCTCTTTCCAGTTATACCTAAAAGTAAAGGAAGGATGATTTAGATGTTGTTTGGTTACGTCATTATCCGGCAATTGCCGGGCAACAAGTTGGTCATTATGATACAAGGCCACTTCCTGACAATTACTAAAAATACGAACTTTACCATCTCTTGAAGCGGTTTCATCGGCTATATGTACCATAGGTTTGGGAACCAGTTCTGATTGATACCAGTAATACACTGGTTTTGGGACGCGATATGCAGAAAGTACTCCGTAGGTAGTCATAAAATCGCGTTTCCATTGCTCATCGTCTACGTTAGGTTGCAAATGATTGTAATCAGCTCCAAGCCAGGTAATAGCGGCAAAGTTGTTTTTACTGCCTTTATACCGGGAAATATGAAATTGATTTACTTCAGAGTTCGGAGAACTTCCGTGCTCCATAACTATGGTAAACGCAGTTTCCGGAAACTCTGATCTGCGATAATCCATAGTGGCATACACATCAGTGATCCCTTGGTTTTTAACCCCGTTCCACGGACTTGAAGCGGAGGCGGTTATTCGAAATGGGTCTTCCTCTTTGGCTACGGTTTGCATTTGTGGAACCGGACCCCGATGGTTGATGCCGGCTCCCCAGACGATGATAGAAGGATGATTTCTATGATTGCGGATCATGGTTCTGGTAGCGCGTTCTAAGTTTGAAAACCAGGCTTCATCACCCCAGTTGATCCAGGTGGATGGTTCTTCATACACAAAAATACCTAATTCGTCACAAGCTTTTATAAAGGCATCATCTTGTGTATAATGAGAGAGCCGGATAATATTCATCCCTGCTTTTTTATACTGCAAAGCTTCCTTATAATGAAATGAGTTGGGAACGGCATCACCAATGTTAGGGTAGTTTTGATGCCGGTTAGCACCAATTAGAAACAGAGGTTCTCCATTTAAGACAAAACCTTTGCCTTTTTCCAGAGTGAATTTTCTGAAACCAAAGGTATTCTCTACAAAATCAACCGGTATATCCTCATCGTAAATTACAGAATTCGCCCGATATAAATAGGGGGTATCGGGAGACCATAGATGATAATCATCTTCAATAATAGCGGTTTGCCTAAAGGTATACGTAGCATTTGCTGCAATTATCGCTTCGGAAGTTATTTTTTTAATAACGAAGCCTTTTTTATCGATAATATTAGTTACTATTTTACTTCGTTTACTCGTGGTATTTTCGTTCTTTACCGTAGTTTTAACGGTAACCGTACCATTATTTTTATTTACCGTAGGTGTGGTAATATGAACCCCGGCATCATAGGCTTCCCAGTTATAATTTACGTGAAGTTTATTAGTAGTAACTAAATAAAGGTCACGATACAAACCACCAAATTTTACATAGTCGGTTTCATGCGGGTCCGGCGGAATCACCTGGCTAAAACCATTATCAGCTTTTATGGCAATAGTATTTTCTTCCCCAAAGTTTACAAAATCAGTAATATCAAAATGAAACGGGGTGTATCCGTTAACTGCATACGTCCCCACTTTATTACCATTCACCCATAATTCGGTTGCATTATGTACTGCTTCGAATTCCAGAAAAACTTTTTTAGAGGAATCCGCATTAATTTTAACTTTCTTTCTATACCAACTTACATTACGCAGATAGGTTTCCTGCACCCAGGTTTCTTTAATACTATCCATTTCAGAAGAAACCAATTGTGTGGTATGTGGAATGGAAACATCTTCCCAGGAAGAATCATCATAGGTGATACCTGTTGGAGTGGTACCATTTGCGTGGGTTTTACTATACTTCCATCCTTGGTTCAAATTTGTTTTAGTTCTATCCCCAACTTCTACTCCGTAAGCCAACTTGTTTTGCGTATAGCCGATTTGTAAAGTAAAAAAACTAATTAGTAACAAAAACGAAACTTTCATTTTTAAATCTTTAAGAGTGAAGTGGTGTGGTTGAATCTACAACTTTACAGTTTTAATTTCAATAGTATTTGGAGAAAGACCTTCTGAACTTGCTTTTATTTTGATTGTGCCTTCTTCTAAAGATGATTTGACAATAAGCAAACATTTTCCGTAGAAAGCTTTGATAAAAGGTTCTTGAAAAGACTCTAAAGAAGCAGAGTTACCGTTACCGACAGCTTTAAACGCACCGTTTCCGTTTACCTCAAAATTCACCAGGTTTTCCGCATTTGGGCATAAGTTACCGTCTTTATCCTCAATTCTTACCGTTATAAAGGATAAATCTTTACCATCTGCATCTATTTTAACACGATCTGCAATTAATTTAATTTTGGCAGGTTTCCCGGCAGTTTTAATTTCTTTGCTTACCAGCTTTTTTCCGTTTTTATAACCTACCACTTTGATACTTCCCGGTTGATACGGAACCTCCCAGGATAATCGATATTTGGATTTAAAAATACCTCGGTTAAAATTATATCCTTCTGTTTCAAATCCCCTGTATTCTGTAAATACATCGGTCAGGTCTTTTCCTTTAACCTTTTTACCGAAGGATTTTCCATTTACAAACAATTCGGCTTCATCACAATTAGTATAGGCAAAGACCGGGATGGTTTCTCCTTTTTTTTCTTCCCAGTTCCAATGTGGTAATACGTGAATCATAGGTTCTGTGGTCCATTGGCTTTGATATAGATAAAACCGGTCTTTAGGGAAACCGCATAGGTCTACCGGAGCAAAATAAGAAGCGTGAGACGGCCAGTCGTCATTCCAGTAACCATTAGTAGAATTATCTTTACCACCGTAAGGAGTTGGTTCGCCCAAATAATCAAATCCGGTCCAGATAAATTCACCTAGTACATCAGGATTAGCTTCTTGTGCATCAAATTCAACATCTGGTGAGTACGCCCAGGGTGGCCCTACGGTAACGTCATAACTGGAAACCTGATTGGTTTCTTTTTTAACGGTGTAGTCTAAAGGGATATCGTAGTACCCTCGCGTACTTGTTTGTGAAGAGGTTTCAGATCCGTAGAAGATCATATCCGGATTTTGTTCTCTTATTTCAGCGTAATACGCAGGCTTATAGTTAACGCCTACTACGTCTATCTGATATGCTAATTTATTAGTAAAGGATGCAGGATAATAGTTGAAACCAGCCGTAGTTGGGCGCGTATCATCCTCATCATGGCAAATGTCATTTAGCATTTTTGCTACTTTCCACCCGTCTTCCTGACTTTGTTCCAAAATTTCGTTACCAATACTCCACATGATGACCGAAGGATGATTGCGATCTCTCTTAATCATATCCCTTAAATCAATTTCTGCCCACTCGTCAAAATAGTTACTATAACCATTTGGTACTTTAGGGGTTTTCCATTCATCAAAAGCCTCATCAATAACTACAATTCCCAGGCGATCACAAACCTGTAACATTTCTGTAGAAGGGGGGTTATGACTTGTTCTCAGTGCATTAGCTCCCATTTGTTGCATGATCTGCATTTGACGTTCTGTAGCTCTGTAATTTACAGCTGCCCCAAGCGGGCCAAGGTCATGATGCATACATACCCCATTAAGTTCAACGGCATTACCATTTAAATAAAAACCATCCTTTTTAAATTCAATCGTTCGAATTCCAAACTCCGTTTCATATTCGTCAACCACTTGATTACCTATTTTTAACTGACTTATAGCTTTGTATAAATTGGGTTTTCCAATATCCCAAAGCAACGGATTCTTTATAACAATTCGCTGGATATGTTTAGTTTTAGTTCCATTCTTAGACGTGATGCTTTGCAAGTCTCCGGCAACTTTGTTGTTGTCTTTGTCTAGTATGGTAGTTTCCAGTTGGATTGCAGTGTTAGCTTTTGTTGTGTTTTTTACGGTAGTTTCTATCTGAACCGTTGCTTTTTTATCGGTAACTTCCGGAGTAGTGACGTAAGTGCCCCACTGCGGAATGTGTATGGGTTCATTTATTTTCAATCGTACATTACGATATAAACCAGCTCCGGCGTACCATCTGCCGGACAAAACTTCAGGGGCTAACTGCACGGCTATCACATTGTCCTTATCAAAGTTAATATGAGGTGTCAAATCGTATTCAAAACCGCTATACCCGTAATGCCGAAAACCTAAGAAATGACCGTTAATCCAGACTTTAGAATTATTCATAGCACCATCAAATTCAATAGATATATGCTTATTTTTAAATTTATTTTCAATGGTAAAATGTTTCCTATACCAGGAAATACCATCCGTAGGAAGCCCGCCATTTCTAGCGTTGTATTTCTTATCAAAAGGCCCTTCTATGGCCCAGTCATGAGGGAGGTTTACTGTTCTCCAGTTTTTATCGTTTACATCAATAGTTTCTCCTGCTGCTATCGAATCATTTAAAAATAACCAGTTTGCATTAAAATTTTGGTCTGCTACTACTTCAATTTTGTTTTTCTGACCAAGGAGACAGGTTGTAGTCAATAGCCATAAAATAAGAGTAACACTTTTAAGGTGTGCCATGCGTTAATTGTAATTTAGTCGTAGTATTAGTGGTTTTTTGATAACAGTCTGAAATATCCAAAGAGTCATCCATACTTTTTTGTAATTGTTCTAATTCTTTAAATAAAGATGCAAAACGTTCTTTTTGTTCGGGTTCATTAGCAATATCGTACATCTCTTCCGGATCGTTTTCTAAGTCAAATAAAAGTGTTTTTTTTATTTTCGGATATACTAATAGTTTATAACCATCCTTTCTGATCATGCGTTGTGCATCCCGATAAGCACCATAGATCGCAGTATATTTACTAGCTGTTTCTGTTCCCTTTGCTATATCTAAAAAACTATTAAACTCAACATATTCCGGTTTTTTGACTCCGGCAATTTCCAGTGAGGTTGCCATTGCATCTTGTAAATAAACATCAGTATCTGTTTTCTTATTTTTTGGAATATCGGGGCCTAAAATAATCATAGGTGGCCTGATACTATGGTCAAATAAGTTTTGCTTTCCTAATAACCCGTGACGCCCCATGGCTAAACCATGATCAGCAGTAAAGATAATATAAGTATTGTTCATTTTGCCGGAAGCCTTAAGAGCCTGAAGGATTTTACCAATTTGTGCATCTACATGGGTAATACTGGCATAATATTCTTTAGTATGTGTTTTTATAGCTAGTTCTGTTCGAGGAAAAGGTGCTAAAGCTTCGTCTCTCACGTTTTGACCACTTGCCATGTCTTGTTTATACGGATATTGTGGTAAGTAACTTTCAGGAATGGAGATAGTGTTTAAATTATATTTCTCTAAATATTCTTTTGGAGCTTGCCTAGGATCATGCGGCGCATTGAATGCCAGGTACATAAAAAACGGGTTCTCTTTTGTTTCGGCTTCATTTATAAAGAGGATAGCATCGTCTTTTAAGACCTCACTCCAGTGTTTTCCATCTTCCCAAAAACCCCCTTTAGAAGTGTCATACGGAGACCAGGATGTGTCTGATACAAATTGGGGACGACCATATCCATCAGGCATGATGGCAGCAAAATTAGCGTTTTGAACTTTAGTTATAGAGTCTATCTTTCTGGCCATGACCTTGTGATCCCATGCATCTTTTGGCATACCTGCTCTTACATGCCGGGTATGCTGAAAAACGCTATCAGCTGGAGCATCCACGTGCCATTTACCGGTCATATAGGTGTCATAGCCTTGCGATTCTAATAATTTACCCCAGGTTTTATCCAGGGCTCTATTTTTATTCCAGTTCTTTCTAAAATGATTAGCTTTCCATACCGACCTTCCGGAGATTAACATAGCCCTGGACGCAGCACAGACAGCACCACTCCAGGCACCCATATTGTACACGTGGGTAAGCGTCGTACCTTCTCGGACTAATGAATCCATGGTTGGGGTAATAATTTCTTCGTTTCCTAAAGCATGTATGGATGAATAGGTTTGATCATCTGTAAAGATAAATACGATATTAGGTTTTTGTTTAGTAGTAGTATTCTTTCCGGTTTTTGTACCACATGAAAAAAGAAGGCTAACCGCCATTAGTAGAGAAAAGGGAATCTTCATAGTTGTACGTGTAGAAATAAAATTACGAATCATTAATTACATATGCCTACGTGTTCTTGCAGATCAAAAGTCAGGTTTATCCGTATAAATAGGAAGCACAGATGATTTTTATAAGGCAACAAATGTTTTACGCTTTTGTTTATGCCTTACTATCTTTGAGTCTAACGTATTTACTGGGAATAACCCCAAATTGTTTTTTAAAACATTTAGAGAAATAAGATGCGGTATTAAAACCGGTTCTGTACATAATCTCCTTGACAGAAAGGTCACTTTTCTCAAAAAGCTGAACGGCTCTTTTTAATCGAATATTTCTGATAAATTCACTGGAAGAAAGTCCAGTAAGTTCTTTTGTTTTTAAATACAAATTACTTCGGCTCATATTCATTTCCTTAACAAGCATTTCCACACTAAAATCCGAATTCATCATATGCTTTTCAACAATCTCAATGGCATTCTGCAAGAATATTTCATCAGATGAAGTGACCGTTACATCTTTAGGTTGAAGTACAATATCTTTATTAAAACGTTTTCTAAGTTCTTCTCTTTGTTTTAAAATGTTAGCTAACTTAAGTTCTAACAATTCCATATCAAAAGGTTTTCTAATATAAGCATCAGCCCCTGTTTTTAAACCTTCGATTTCTTTTTCTTGCGAAATTTTGGCAGTCAGCATTACTACAGGTATATGGCTGGTTTCTTTGGTACTTTTTAATTTATTACATAAGGCAATACCATCCATCACCGGCATGATCAAATCGGTTACGACCAGGTTAGGCATAACCTTTTTTACCAGTTCAAAACCTTTTTCACCGTTTTCTGCTTCATAAATATAATATGACTCTCCCAGTCCTTTTTTTATAAACGACCTGATGTCCGGATTATCATCTACAATTAATAATACTGGTAATTTAGACCGGGACCTTATCATATTGTTATCTGCAATATCATCCATCACACCTATTGCATGCGTATCTGCGTCTTCCTGGGTGATAAAGGTGCTGGCTTCGAATACTTCATGAAATTTTAAACCGCTTTTCTTAATATAGGTTTCTTTTTCTTTAGGAAGCCAAACGGAAAAGGTAGTTCCGGTTTCAGCATTGCTTTTAACCTTTATAATTCCCTGATGAAGCTCCACCAGGTTTTTAGTATAAGAAAGCCCAATCCCGGTTCCCTTCGTTTTTAAATGTGAAGACAGGTCAGCTTCGGTATAAAACCGTTCAAAAATATGTTGAATTCTATGTGCCGGAATACCAGGACCTGAATCTTTTACCTGTATTAAAATATATTTGGACTCGTCAATCTCTAAGTCCGGGAACGTAGGTTTTTTAGGATCTTTTCCGTCGAAGATTTTTAATGAAATAGTACCATGTTCCGGAGTAAATTTAAAGGCATTGGATAATAAGTTATTTATGATCTTTTCGATAGCATCGGCATCAAACCAACTGTAGATAGTGTCTTTTGAAATAGTAACATCAAAAGATATATCTTTTTTAAGACCTAAAAATTGAAAGGGTTCGCTTATTTCTTTTAAGAATTCTACAATATTGCTCTTAGATAAATTCAGATTCATTTTACCATGATCCATTTTTCTAAAATCTAATAATTGGTTGATAAGCCTAAGCAGGTAGTCCGTATTCTTCCGCATCAGGATATACTGGTCTTTCACCTCTTTAGCACTCAGGGTGTTTCCTTTTTTTATTAGAAAATCCAAGGGTCCTTTTATAAGGGTTAGGGGAGTCCTGAACTCGTGAGAAATATTAGTAAAAAACTCCAGCTTTACCTTTTGTATTTCTTCGTTTTTTTCTTTCTCCAAATATTCCAGGTCCAATCGGTGTTTTCGGTTTGCTCTTATAATAGTATACCTTCTAAACGCTAAAAGCAAGCCTATAGCCAGAAGTAAATAACATATTTTGGCTGCATTTGTTTTCCATAAAGGTGGTTTTACGTGTATATCGAGACTGATAGGGGTTTCCAGCCAGACATTGTCATTATTTGAGGCTTTTACTTTTAACGTGTATAAACCAGGTTCCAGGTTGGTATAGGTTGCATATCGGTTATCTGATGAGGTATAAACCCATTCTTCATCAAAGCCTTCTAATTTATAAGCGTACTTGTTCTTTTTTGAAGCAGCGTAGTGTAAGGCTGCAAATTCGAATGAAAAACTGTTTTCTATATGTTTTAATTCAATTTCTTTAATTTCATTAATTGATTTGTCCAGAATCACTCGTCCGTTAATACTTTCACCGATTGCAATGGGTTTATTAAATATGGAGAAGTTGGTGAAAACGGTTTCCGGAATAAATGTATTATTTATAATTTCTTCCGGATAGAAGGCATTAAATCCGTTAACACCGCCAAAAAGTAATTTGCCGTCTACGGTTTTAAAAGCTGCCAGTTCACTGAATTCATTACTTTGTAGACCGTCATTCACATCATAGTTTTGAAAAGTTTCTTCTCTGGGGTCAAATTTGGAAATCCCTTTATTTGTAGAGAGCCAAAGGTTATCCTGTTCGTCTTCCAGGATTCCTTTAATTACATTGTTGGGTAACCCGTCATTTTCAGAATAACTTTTAAATCGTATCGACTGGGATCCGGAACCTGGAATTAATTTGTTTAATCCACCGCCAAAAGTTCCTATCCAGATCGTACCGGATTTACTTTCAAAAACAGTTAAAATATAGTTATGGCTTAGGCTGGTATCATCTTTAGGATTGTTTTTAAAAACATCAAACTTTGGGTTTTTAGACCGTATCTGGTTCGGGGTTAAACGAGAGAGCCCTTTTCCGGTGGCAAACCAAATATTACCTTGAGAATCCTGATGTATATCCCGAACAATATTGTTTGAAATGCTAAATTCATTAGTGGCATCGTATCTTAAAATATCTTTAGTAAAACTTAAACTGTCCTTATTGATCAACCATCGTCGTACGCCACTCGTATACGTACCTATCCATACATTTTTTGCATTGTCCTGCATTAAAGAAAACACACTATTAGGTGTATCCTCCATAGGTTTAATATCTTTATCAGTTATAGGTTTATCCCCGTCTAAATCTATTCCGAACATACCGGGAGAGTTTTCACATCCGATTAAAAGCCTTCTTTTATTCTTTAATTGAATTTCTTCTAGAGCAAATACTTTACTCAACATTTTAAAATTCTTAAACCCCCTGTCGCTACCATCTTTACTTTGTAAATTGAGTCCTCCTCCTTCTGTTCCTACCCATAGGTTCTGATAACTGTCCTGATATATTGAACGTATTTTATTATTACTAAGGCTGCCAGGGTCCAGACTTTTCTTAAAATGCCAAAATTGTTTGCGTTGCGGATCGAATTTATTAACGCCACCGCCATTAGTTCCCACCCAAACAATGCCGGTGCTGTCGATATATAATGATTTTATAGTGTTTTTAGTAAGACTTTTTTCCGAATTTTGAGGATCGTAGCGGTAGGTGCTGATGAGCTCCGGAGCTTCTGTTTCAGACAAGTTGGAGAATTCAAGAAGGCCATCATCCGTACCCGCCCAGATATGCTGATTACTGATTTGTACCGAATTAAATACGCCTTCATGAATAAACTGTACCTCTTTATTAGCTGTTTCACGGAGGTATCGGTATAAACCATCTTTAGTCCCCAAAATCAAGTTACCGTAACTATCTTCATTAATAGCCATTACA from Aquimarina sp. ERC-38 includes these protein-coding regions:
- a CDS encoding two-component regulator propeller domain-containing protein, producing MTTYLKTYHALQKTVRFFLILLILEPFTAYTQNALNFEHLTTENGLSQSDVNTIFQDDDGFMWFGTHDGLNRYDGYEFTIYKPDIKNTKSISSNLVWKIIDDEQGNLWIGTTGGGLNYFNRETEEFTSFTSDKNNKNSIHNDYITQLFRDSANRLWVGNSSSIDMVDLNQPLDSLKFKHFNLYPNTEAPTGKRNIVFSFFEDSTGQIWIGGAKTLSKLARDRNGDFYFQCLNDLTNFPDSNVMAINEDSYGNLILGTKDGLYRYLRETANKEVQFIHEGVFNSVQISNQHIWAGTDDGLLEFSNLSETEAPELISTYRYDPQNSEKSLTKNTIKSLYIDSTGIVWVGTNGGGVNKFDPQRKQFWHFKKSLDPGSLSNNKIRSIYQDSYQNLWVGTEGGGLNLQSKDGSDRGFKNFKMLSKVFALEEIQLKNKRRLLIGCENSPGMFGIDLDGDKPITDKDIKPMEDTPNSVFSLMQDNAKNVWIGTYTSGVRRWLINKDSLSFTKDILRYDATNEFSISNNIVRDIHQDSQGNIWFATGKGLSRLTPNQIRSKNPKFDVFKNNPKDDTSLSHNYILTVFESKSGTIWIGTFGGGLNKLIPGSGSQSIRFKSYSENDGLPNNVIKGILEDEQDNLWLSTNKGISKFDPREETFQNYDVNDGLQSNEFSELAAFKTVDGKLLFGGVNGFNAFYPEEIINNTFIPETVFTNFSIFNKPIAIGESINGRVILDKSINEIKEIELKHIENSFSFEFAALHYAASKKNKYAYKLEGFDEEWVYTSSDNRYATYTNLEPGLYTLKVKASNNDNVWLETPISLDIHVKPPLWKTNAAKICYLLLAIGLLLAFRRYTIIRANRKHRLDLEYLEKEKNEEIQKVKLEFFTNISHEFRTPLTLIKGPLDFLIKKGNTLSAKEVKDQYILMRKNTDYLLRLINQLLDFRKMDHGKMNLNLSKSNIVEFLKEISEPFQFLGLKKDISFDVTISKDTIYSWFDADAIEKIINNLLSNAFKFTPEHGTISLKIFDGKDPKKPTFPDLEIDESKYILIQVKDSGPGIPAHRIQHIFERFYTEADLSSHLKTKGTGIGLSYTKNLVELHQGIIKVKSNAETGTTFSVWLPKEKETYIKKSGLKFHEVFEASTFITQEDADTHAIGVMDDIADNNMIRSRSKLPVLLIVDDNPDIRSFIKKGLGESYYIYEAENGEKGFELVKKVMPNLVVTDLIMPVMDGIALCNKLKSTKETSHIPVVMLTAKISQEKEIEGLKTGADAYIRKPFDMELLELKLANILKQREELRKRFNKDIVLQPKDVTVTSSDEIFLQNAIEIVEKHMMNSDFSVEMLVKEMNMSRSNLYLKTKELTGLSSSEFIRNIRLKRAVQLFEKSDLSVKEIMYRTGFNTASYFSKCFKKQFGVIPSKYVRLKDSKA